ACAGGACGACCTCATCGTCTTCATCTCCTCCAGCGGAGAAACGAAGACCATTGTCGGGGCAGCGGAGAAAATCCGCTACAAACATGCAGACTCCCTCTCGATCACCAATTCAGCCGACAGTACGCTGGCGAAGATCACCCGGAATGCGATCAGTGCCGATGTACAGAAAGTACAGTTTGCCGGCTATGATTTGACACCAAGATCTACGATGGTGATCTTGATTGATTTGATTTTCGAGTTTTATTTGAAGAAAGTGATGAAGTGAGGATTAAACAACTGTTTAGATGAATCATACCTTTAGTAGAAGCGTTCAAAGATGTTAATTAAACGTTTGGTTAAATGCAAAAAAGCGAGAAGCTTCCCGTGTCCAGGAAGCTTCTCGCTTTTATTCATCCACATCACACATGTGAAACAATCAATTCAACTTGTCCTTCAATCTCAAATGTTTCTACATCCTCCGGCAGGATGAAATGATCTCCTTTACTCAGGGCATACTCTTCCCCGTGGATTTTCAGGACACCGTTCCCTGTCAGGACACTCCCGAGCTGAAAAGGCTGGTCCTGTACAAATGAGGCATGTCCATCCACTTTCCACTTATAAACAGTGAAGTATTCTGCTTCCACAAACGTCGTGGCTTCCAATCCTTCACGTTTTTCCACGACCGGTTCTACCGCTTCGGCTTTGTGGGGGATCGTCGTCACTTCTATCGATTTTCCGATGTGAAGCTCACGTGTATTTCCTTCAGCATCCTTGCGGTCATAGTCATATACGCGATATGTCGTATCGGAGCTTTGCTGTGTTTCCAGTACCAGTGTCCCTTTGCACAATGCGTGAATCGTACCGCTTGGGACGTAGAAGAAATCACCAGGCTTCACCGGGATGCGGCGGAGCAGGTCATTCCACTCACCTTTTTCAATCATCGAAACAAACTCTTCCTTCGACTGGGCGCTGTGTCCGAAGATCATTTCCGCATCTTCGTCACAATCGATGATATACCAGCACTCGGTTTTACCCAATTCTCCATTTTCATGTTCCTTCGCGTAGGCATCATTCGGATGAACCTGCACAGACAAATCTGCGTTCGCATCCAATATTTTCGTCAATAACGGGAACACCGGGGACGGATGGTTTCCAAACAATTCACGATGCTCATTCCAAAGCTCACCGATTGTCTTACCTGTGAACTCCCCATTGATGACTGTACTTTGTCCGTTCGGATGACCTGAGATCGCCCAGCATTCCCCTGTTATGTCAGATGGGATATCGTAGTTGAACTGGTCCTTCAGGGCAGTGCCTCCCCAGATTCGTTCCTGGAATACGGGTTGTAGAAATAGTGGTTGGTTCATGGTAGCCTCCTATATTTCGTTTATTCTATGTACGATGATGTCGTTGATACGATCAACAATCTCATTTAAATGATTCTTTTGTACATGATGCTTATACTCATTGATTACCTTTTTATTAATCTTTAGACTTTGTAACTCTTCCCAACTGATTGTCTTACATAAATCCAGATCTTTCAAGAAGAAAATGGTATTCTGGTCTTCTTTCATTGACTGACGGTCGATGATCAATAGTGGTGTTTCCCCAATAACTGCTTCACTGATCGAACCCCATCCCGCCTTTGTTATCGCAAGATCTGCTGCAGCGATGAAGTTCTGTGAATCAAGATAATCTTGAGGAATATGAAAAACATTCCCCTTTGAAATGTTCATGTTGGAAGACACAATGAAAATCACGTCCTCCTGATCCCATAAACCCACCCCATCAAGAGAATCGTGCGTAATCTTCATGCCCAGCCCGGCATATACCAATACTTTATCCCCGTCAGGATTCAGCATTTGGCGAATCCTATGCACTTCCTGTTCATCTATCCTCCGTGAAAAGAAATCAAAAGACCGCTTTTCTGTAGTCCAAGGTGGCTCGTTCTCACCGGCCAACGAGAAGAAAGCATCCATGCTGCCATATGCTTTTTTTAACGGGGCCAACTTTTCTTCACTGATCAATCCTTCATAGGCCGTATACCAAGTGAAGTTTGAAATCCCGATGGAAGGAATCCCGGCCTTTTTTGCAGCTGGAAAGGCTGTCGGTACGATATCAGATAGGATTAAATCAATCTGTTGATCTTGAAGAAAAGAAACTTCATCCTCTACCTTCTCATCCCATTGCTTGATAAAAGAATCATATTCTCTATTTAAACGATCCCTATCCGGCTCCAAAGAATCTTTCTTTAGGAAATAGCCTAAATCTGTTTCCATGTGCCGGAATATGACCCGTTCATCTCGAAAGTTCGCTCTCAGAAAAGGCATGGCAAAGGAATGACGCAAGGTGATTTCAACTCGATTAATGGTATCTAGAAGCCCTTGTATGACAGCAGAACTTCTCGTAGCATGACCATACCCATAATCAGAGATGTAATAAGCAATTTTGATGATACCATTCTTTTTTACACTCACTTTGATAAAGCCAATCCCAACGACCCAACCAGCCCCGCATTGTCACCAAGTCCCGGCGGAACGATATAAGAGTCGATGTCTTCAAGGATCTGCTTATGATGGACATACCCGCCCAACATTGCCGTCACCTGTTCCCTAATGAGGGGAAACAATTGTTTCTGGTTCATCACCCCGCCGCCAAGGATGACTTTCTTCGGCGATAGGATCAGGATGTAGTTGGTGATTGCCTGTGCTAGGTAATAGGCTTCGATTTCCCATACTTTTGTGTCGTCCACGAGATCAATCGCTTTCTTCCCCCATCTCGCTTCAATGGCCGGACCGGCTGCCATTCCTTCCAAACAGTCACCGTGGTATGGGCACTTTCCGGCGTATGGATCCTCAGGGTGTCGTCTGACCACGATATGTCCCATTTCAGGGTGAGTCAGTCCGTGGACCAGTTTACCTTCTGTTAACGATCCGACCCCAATTCCTGTACCGACTGTCATATAAAGACAGCTGTCCAGTCCCTTGGCCGCTCCCCATGTACTCTCGCCGAGGGCCGCAGCGTTTACATCAGTATCGAATGCCACGGGTACGGAGAAGTGCTTCTTTAATTCTCCAACAAGATTGAAGTGGCTCCAATGGGGTTTTGGTGTACTCGTGATCGACCCGTAACCCTCACTCTCCGGATCAAGGTCGACGGGGCCGAAAGAACCTACACTTAATCTTTCTATATTCTTCCCTTCAAAGAAATCCACGACCTGTTTTAACGTCTCACTTGGGGTGGTGGTGGGGATGGTGACCCGCTCGAGGATTTCTCCCGACTCGTTACCGATTCCACAGACGAACTTTGTGCCTCCCGCTTCAATTGCTCCAATGATCATATCCATCCATCCTTTCAACTAGAAATGTCTCTAAATATCATTCTATCATTCAATTTCTCACGAATGCATTCCACTACGAAAAAAGGCCAAAACCGTCAAGCGGTTTTGGCAGAACGTCAATTCATATACGTAAGTGAATCAAGTATTTCTGACAAGCTTAACTCAGCACATGCCATAGACGTATCGGCTACGCCGTAATACATTTTCACGACATCCTCTTCGACAATCACACCGCAAGAGAAGACGACATTTCCGAAGAACCCATCCACTTCATAGTCCGCCTCAGGCTCTACCAACGGGGTTTCTGAACGGGCAATCACCTTTGATGGATCATCCAAATCAAGCAACACCCCGCCCATGCAATATCGATGATCGTCTGAAGCTCCGTGGTATAATTCAAGCCAGCCTTGATCGGTCTTGATCGGGACTGCTCCTCCGCCAATCCGGCCATTATCCCACATGCCATCCCTCAGCCCGATGAGATGTTTGTGGTTGCCCCAATAGAATAAGTTATCTGATTCTGCAATCCAGATCTCCGGATTCCCGTTGCTGTTCGGAACAGGGCGGTGGAGGGCATAGTACTTCCCATTAATCTTCTCCGGAAAGATCAGCACGTCTTTGTTCTCAGGAGCGAAAATCATCCCGTGATGCACGACCTCTTTGAAATCCTCGGTGGACACCATGGACTCACCGACGCCAACCGGAGACACAGCGCTGTAATAAATATAATAGGTATCCTCTATTTTCGTGATGCGGGGATCCTCGATTCCGAAGCTTTCCAGTTTAGCAGATGGATAGATGAACGGCTCCTTATCAATCGTAAAGGAACGGCCATCCTTACTTCTGGCGATGCGTATATATGATAAGGAAGTCAAATACGCGAACTTATCACTCCCGCTATACTTGATGACCCTTGGATCAGAGAAGTCATAGGCAGGATCATGAATATCGAACTCCAGGATCTCCAATTCCTTGGTCTCATCATTCAGAATAGGGGCCTTCACCCTGTCCTCGCTTTCTGACAGCGGTCTTTCCGCCACCCGCAGAAGCAGGATCGTTTCATCATTGTATGTGGTGACACCTGCATTGAAGGCGCCGATCACTTCAAACCCTTCATGAAAAGGCGTAATGTCCAGGGGGGTGATCAATGGATTTTCTTCATATCGGTATACATTCATCAGCTTAGCTCCTCACTTCTCATATTGTGTAAATGGATCTTCCAGTACGATTCTTTGGGCCTCAGCATCACTGATTCCCGCATAGAGATGGGCGGTGCCATTGCCCATTCTGACTAACCCGCCGCTGAAGACCACATCCTCTAAATCGGGACGTTTCGACTCCCCCTCTAGAAAATCAGAACGGGTCCCGATCAATTGAAGGTCGGTATGCTCACCCGTATCAGGGTTCAAGGCAAAGACCATCGGGTAATAGTGGCGGTCTCCCGCTTCATCAAATGACGCAATATGCCCAAGGACCCCGATCCATCCATTCGATAGCAGATGGGCTTCATTCGCTCCTCCCCACTCTTCTTCGGTAAATTGATTCTCTAATAATGGAGCAGCGTCTATCACCCCGGCCGTTAATTCTTCCAAGGAATCAATCTTAACGAAGCCAATCTTACCGCGACCGCCCTTTTCTCCCTGGGGCCTTGTGAATACACCAATTGAGCCATCCTTCAGTTCAATCAATCTGATGTCTTTCATCCCGTCAGGTCCGGTAGCAAACCGATGTAATTCAGCAATCGATTGCCCTTTGAAGAAGACCGTCCGCCACCCCAATGCATCCTCTACAGTCGGGTGGGGAAAAATTTCCACCCCGCCTAAAATGAGTTCACCATGAATGAAAGTATAGAAGGGGTCCTGCAGCTCCAATACCGGCGCACCCTCACGAGGAATCCACACACCGTTATCTTCAACAAAAAAAACGACTTCCGAATGTTCAGAATCCCTTTTCTCAACACGGCCGGCAATCACATATTCCCCGGCATCCTGAAAAGGCGCCGTGATATTATACACATCCCGATCCCCCACTCCTTTAAAAATCAGTTTTTCGGGTTGTTCAGGTTTTCTCTTCTGTTGAAGCTCCTTGATTAATTCCTGACAAGTCTTCATTCACCATTACCCCTTCATGATTTGATCGTTTTGCGAGCGCTTACTTTGCTGTCGAATGTTTAAGCCTTTCTTTGCAAAAGACATTCTTTAAATATAATGGATTGATTATCATCAGCTTACATTACATATAATTACTTTTAAATTACAAAATTACTCCTTACACTATTCTTACATTACAAAAATAAGGAAGTCAATAGATTTATATATTTCCTTTTTTCTTATACAAAACCACTAAAATTGTAGTGTTAATTTTTAAAATATCTTTATAGTTACTAAGAGAAGAATTGAAAATTACGAAAATTGTAATTGACTACCTACAGTAATCATGTCATAATCAGGTCAATAAGTAACGTTACATTAATGTAAATCACCTTTAAGTTGTCATTCATCAAAATGATAACGCTACCAAACTATTGATAATGGGGGTACGAAGATGAAGGGAAAATGGTTTTCTAAGCTTACTGCAGGAATATTAATGTCTTCTTTACTGGTGGCAGGCTGTTCAAACTCCGAAGAAAGCAGTACAGGCGGAAAGGACGGCCCGGTTGAATTGAAGGTCGGTACGTGGGCTGGCGCGACAGAGTTGAAGGAGTTCCAGGAAATCGTCGATGAGCTGAACGCAGAAACAGACGAGTACAACTTAACGATCCAGAGTATACCAGCAGACTATTATAAGAAAATCCAAACGATGGCATCGGCCAAGCAGGCACCTGATCTCTTCTGGCTTTCCCAGGAATACATACCGATGTATGCAGAGCTTGGGGTCATCTCGCCAATTGATAAATACGTTTCAGATCATGAAGACGTGCAATTAGACGACTATTTCGATGGACCGCTTGCGATCAGTCAGCTTAATGACAAGCTATACGGACTTCCATGGATCAACCAACCAATCATGATGTACTACAATAAATCCCTCTTTGAAAAAGAAGGTATCGACGTCCCTCAAGCAGATTGGACGTGGGACGATTTCTCGAAAGCGGCTAAAGCCATCACGAAAGATACGAACGGAGACGGAAAAACCGATCAATACGGAACCAATATAGATGGATGGCCTCCTATCTCCACTTGGGTATGGACGTATGGTGGAGAAATCATCGATGAGGACGGAAAGGTAAAAATCGATGAGCCGGAAGCAATTGAAGGCGTTAAGATGTTCGATCAGTTGATCAATCAAGACAAGGTCGCTCCTGACAAGACGCAATCGCAGAACACCGGCGGACCTGAAATGTTCAAGACAGGTAAGATCGGAATGTTCTTCGGAGGCGCAGGGGACGATTTTGAAAAACAAATCGGAGATGCGTTTGAAGTCGGGATGACAGAGATCCCACACGCTACAGAAAAAGCCACGTTCAGCTGGATTGCAGACACGGTCATGTCGAACAATACAAAGAATAAAGAAGTGGCTGCAGAAGCATTGATCGATCTAACGAATGCCATGCACGAGTGGAAGATCCTCCCTCCTACTAAATCTGATCTTGAAAATGTAGCAGACATCCGTCCAGAGAAGGAATATGCACTGGATGTCGTAAAGGAAGCCTCCGCCTATTCTAGAGGGTACAACAACCAAAACAAACAGAATGAAATCGATACAACCATCTGGCAATATTTATATGAACCGATCCTATTAGGGGATAAATCACCTGAAGACGCTGCAAAAGAAACAGCAAAAGCTCTCCGAAAAATTCTTGGCCAATAACATAATACAAAAGAATAAGCTGGTGAAAATCAGCTTTTTCTTTTTCAAAAGGTGTTGATAATCATGAAGAAGCTGAAGAAATATGAAGGATTATTATTTATATCACCCTATATTCTCGGGTTCCTGATCTTTACCCTATTCCCGATTTCATTCGCTTTCTATATCGGATTCACCGATTGGAACTCGTTTACGGATCCGACGTTCATCGGACTGCAGAACTATGTAGACTTATTTCATGATCCCAACTTCTTAAACTCATTGAAAGTAACCTGTATATATGCCCTCTTCGCCATTCCGCTGGGCATCCTTTCTTCCTTGACGATTGCAGCGATTGTGAACATCAAGGTAAAAGGGGTCTATTTCTTCCGGACGGCGCTTTATATGCCCGCTGTCGTATCCGGTGTTTCGATCGCCCTCTTATGGCGTTGGATCCTTGATCCGGAATACGGACTGATCAACCTTTTGCTCTCTTATATAGGTATTGACGGGCCCAACTGGCTCGGCGATCCCACCTGGGTCCTTCCCTCCTATATCATGATGGCGATCTGGGGCGCAGGCGGCGGCATGCTGACCTACCTTGCCGGGCTGCAGGATATCCCCCGGAGCCTCTATGAATCTGCAGAGATCGACGGGGCGAATTGGTGGACGAAATTCACGCAAATTACGATTCCGATGTTAAGCCCTGTCATCTTCTATAATCTTGTCATGGGGATCGTCGGTTCCTTCCGTAAGTTCAACGACGCATACATCATCGGAGGCGCCGGAAACCAGGGGCAGTTCTATATGGTCTATCTGTATGAAAATGCCTTTAACTATTACAAGATGGGATACGCAACCGCCATGGCGTGGATCCTGTTTCTTATCATCCTACTTCTGACCCTGCTTGTATTTAAATCATCCTCCCTTTGGGTGTTCTATGCAGGTGAAGTGGAGCCTTCAAAGAAAAAGAAACGAACGTTACCGTTATTCAAGAAAAGACCCTAGATTCAGGAGGTGAAAGACAATGTCAGCCGCAATGACGAACCAGCAACGCAAAAAAGTCGAAACTCTATTTGTCTATTTATTCTTAATCCTGGCATCAATCGCGACCATCCTGCCTTTATTCTGGATGATTTCGACTTCATTGAAATCAGGGGACATCATCTTTGAAATCCCCCCGAAGTGGATCCCAGAAACCTTTGAATGGGAAAACTATTCACGGGCAGTTACGGATATCCCTTTTTTCCTCTATTTTAAAAATACGGTCATCATCACCGGTTTTCGGATGTTTGCAGAAGTCTTTGTCTCCGCACTGGTTGCCTATGGATTCGCCCGCTTTCACTTTCCAGGAAAGAACATCTGGTTTGTGATCCTGCTCTCTACCATCATGCTGCCTGGGGAAATCACGATGATTCCTGTCTTTATCATGTTCAGTGAAGTCGGCTGGATCAACACCTTCAAGCCGCTTATCGTACCGTCCTTCTTCGGAGGGCAAGCCGTATTTATCTTTCTGCTGCGGCAATTCTTCATGTCCATCCCGAAAGAACTGGAAGAGTCGGCTGTCATGGACGGAGCGAACAGGTTCCAGATCTTTTATAAGATCTTCCTGCCATTGTCCAAACCGGCTTTGATCACAATCGGTTTATTCTCATTCCAGGGCTCATGGAACGACCTGCTCGGACCATTGATGTACTTAAATGACGCCAATAAATTCACCTTACAGCTCGGATTAGCCATGTTCAACGGAATGACCAAGGTAGAATGGGGGCCGTTGATGGCAGCTTCCCTACTTGTACTCCTTCCAACCATCGTGATATTCTTCGCGATGCAGAAGCATTTCGTCGAAGGCATCACTGTAACAGGAATCAAAGGTTGATCCAGTGCGCGGAGAGTCTTTCTCCGTCCACCATTCTATTACATTGGAGACGACACATATGAATCTCTCGAAAGACTTGAACGAAAATATCTTTTACCGCACGCTTCATTACATCTATTGGTTTCTATTGACCAACATCTATTTCTCCCTTTTCACCGTACCGTTCTGGTTCGTACTGCAGCTTTCATGGAATCCTGCCAATCTATTCAGCTGGTGTCTTCTTTTGATCAGCTTATTACCGGTAGGTCCTGCGTTGACAGCAGTGTACAGTGTCATGGGGAAATTACAACGGGAAAAGGCCATTTCTGTCACCAGGGATTTTTTCAAAGCGATGAAAATGAACGTTCGCCAGGCTATCCTTCCCTGGACCGCTCAATTGCTCATCACGTTCATCTTAATAGGGGATATTCTGTTTCTTACAGGTCACGAGGCGGGTACATACCTCACCCCGCTATGCTATCTGTTCTTGATCATACACGTCATCAGTGCCTTATATCTTTATCCCATTCTGTCCCGGCTGGAAATTCCCCTGATAGGATTGGTCAAGCTTTCCTACGGATATACTTTATTCCATATCAAAACGACGTTCATTCTTATTAGCCTGACCGCCATAACTGGTATACTAATATATAGCATTCCATTTATTTCATTTTTCTTTGTCATCGGCCCGTTCGCATATGGCGTCATATGGATCCTGAAGAGCACGATCCAAGAACTTGAAAAGAAACTAATCGTTTAGCAGATTGCGAGTGAAAAATTATGAAGAAGAAAGTAACGATGCAAGACATTGCCGATCGTTTAAATATATCGAAGAACTCCGTTTCCCAGGCGCTGACCGGAAAGCCCGGCGTCAGCGAAGAAACACGGCAAATGGTGAAAAAGGCCGCCAGAGAGCTCGGGTACGATTATCCGAAATCAAGGCAGCTTTCCACCGGGAAGAAAAAAGGAAGCATTGCCCTCATCGCATCAGACCTTGCCTTTTCTCTCAAAAGCTTCTTCGGTGATATATTCTTAAGCATTGAAAAAGAAGTAAGTCAAAGAGGGATGAGCCTGCAGATCCAATCGATCAACAAGGAATCGACACAGCAGCTGATCCTTCCTTCATTCATCGAGAATCAGTCTGTAGACGGGATCATCATCCTGTCACACATCAGCAACGACTACATCAACAAAGTTATCGGGACCGGCATACCGACCATCATGATTGACCACCACCATCCGACAAACAAATCGGATGCGATTTTGACCAACAACCGATTCGGTGCCTACACGGCCGTAGACCATTTGCTGAAACTGGGACACAAGGACATTGCCTATGTAGGGAACGTCGACTACTCCCCAAGTTACCAAGAGCGGTACGAGGGTTATGTCCACGCATTGAAGGATCACGGGATCACACCTCCCCAAGCGTTCACGTTCACAGAGGCAGCGGAAGAAGAAAGCATCATTCACGATTATATAAAGAACCTGACGACCAAGCCCACTGCCTGGTTCTGTGTAAACGACGGCCTCGGCTTCCTCGTCAACTCATGCCTGCAGCAGCAAGGCTACAAAGTTCCACAGGACGCTTCTGTCTGCAGCTATGACAACGGTCAGCTCTCGAAACTAGCGAGCCCTAAGATCACAACAATGGATATCGATTTGGAACTGTATGGAAAGAAAGCGGTGGAGCAATTGTGTTGGAGGATGGAGAATCTTGGGGAGCCTTTTCAGGAGGTGTTGATTTCTTCGGTGTTGGTGGAGAGGGAGTCTACCAGCACTCCTTCGTCGGAAGAATATTAAACTTAAGCATATTAAAAAGACCTAGAAGAATGATTTCTCACTCTTCTAGGTCTTTTAGTTTTTATTAAACAATAGTCATACTACTCTTGTGCCACTTCCACGCACTTTCAATAATATCCTCTAACGTGTACTTTGTCTTCCAACCTAATTCACGATAGATCTTCTCAGAGGAAGCTACCAAGATTGCCGGATCACCAGGACGTCTATCTGAAAGAATAACATTCGCTTCAATACCAGTTACCCTTTCACAAGTATCAATGATTTCCTTCACAGAATACCCTTTACCATTACCTAGATTATAGGTTGCTTTTTGAAGTTTCTCTTCCAATAAAGCATTCAGGCTTAATATATGGGCATTGGCCAAATCTGTAACGTGGATGTAATCACGAATGCACGTTCCATCATGCGTATCATAGTCTGTCCCAAATACGGAAATACTTTCGCGCTTCCCTAATAATTGTTCAAGAACAATGGGAATCAAGTGTGTTTCAGGGTCATGGTTTTCACCAATCTCTCCAGAAACATGGGCTCCGGCGGCATTGAAATATCTTAACACAACATAGTTTAGACCATACGCTTGGTGCAAATCTTCTAAGATTTGTTCCACCATCAGTTTGGAATGGCCATAAGGATTAATTGGATTCGTAACAGTCTCTTCTGTAATAGTATCCGTCTCAGGTATACCATATGTTGCCGCTGTAGAAGAGAAAATAAATTTCTTGACGCCGTGCTTCAACATCACATTTAATAGTGTTAAAGTATTTGAAACGTTATTCTCGTAATATTTGAAAGGATTCTGAACCGATTCCCCCACCAAGCTATTTGCAGCAAAATGCATAACAGCTTTAATTGGATAGTTAGAGAAAAGTTGATTCAGTGTTTCTCTATCCCCTAAATCACCTTGTACAAAATGAACCCGCTGATCAATCAAATATTCATGTCCAGTCGATAAGTTATCCAGAACAACTACCTCATTTTGTTCAGCCAATTCTTTCACTAGGTGACTGCCAATATAACCTGCTCCGCCAACTACTAGAATCATGTTACTTTCTCCTTTCAAACTGTCACTAGATAATGAACTCTATCCATTACACGCTTTTTAAGCATCTTTAACTTTTCTTGACTATCCGTTAGTAAGTTGTCCTGTACCACAAAATAAAACTTCGCTTTTGATTCTGTTCGTGATAGGGATTCACAAAATCAAGACCGTATGCGAGGAAATATTTAAATGCATATGAATTTAGAAGGTTGATTGTTTTCTTACTACCAAAACTACCAATTTAAATGAAAACTCCCTCTAAGGTTTTTTAATTCCATAGCCCCAACTAAACTTAAGTTAATATTAGAAACTCTAATAGAAAATACAAAGTTGAATTAAAGGTATTTAGTTTTTAAATTTTTTTATCCTCAAAGCCATTCGGATTTCCCGACTGCCACCTCCAAGCATCAGTACACATCTCTAAGATACCTTTTTCTGCTTTCCATCCAAGCTCCCTCTCAGCTTTTGTAGGGTCTGCGAAGCAAATAGCTATATCACCCGGCCTTCTCGTAATAAACCTATAAGGTATTTTTATATTTGTAGAGATTTCAAAAGCTTTCACTACATCTAAAACACTATGTCCTAGTCCAGTTCCCAAATTATAAGTCTCTATACCCTCTCTCTGGATTACTTTATTAAGAGCTTTTAAATGTCCCTTAGCAAGATCTACGACATGTATGTAATCTCTTACACCAGTTCCATCAGTTGTAGGATAATCGTTTCCAAATATGTTTAACTCTTTAAGTTTCCCTATTGCCACTTGTGTAATAAAAGGCATTAAGTTATTAGGTATTCCATTAGGATCTTCTCCTAACTGTCCACTTTTATGAGCACCAATAGGATTAAAATACCGTAAAATTGCTATACTCCATTTTTCATTTGCTATAGGCAAATCTTTCAAAATCTCCTCAATGATCAGTTTAGTTCTACCATATGGATTTGTAGCTTTCAGTTCAAATTCTTCAGTTATTGGAACATGGGTTGGATTTCCATA
The nucleotide sequence above comes from Bacillus sp. KH172YL63. Encoded proteins:
- a CDS encoding YesL family protein, whose translation is MNLSKDLNENIFYRTLHYIYWFLLTNIYFSLFTVPFWFVLQLSWNPANLFSWCLLLISLLPVGPALTAVYSVMGKLQREKAISVTRDFFKAMKMNVRQAILPWTAQLLITFILIGDILFLTGHEAGTYLTPLCYLFLIIHVISALYLYPILSRLEIPLIGLVKLSYGYTLFHIKTTFILISLTAITGILIYSIPFISFFFVIGPFAYGVIWILKSTIQELEKKLIV
- a CDS encoding substrate-binding domain-containing protein, whose translation is MKKKVTMQDIADRLNISKNSVSQALTGKPGVSEETRQMVKKAARELGYDYPKSRQLSTGKKKGSIALIASDLAFSLKSFFGDIFLSIEKEVSQRGMSLQIQSINKESTQQLILPSFIENQSVDGIIILSHISNDYINKVIGTGIPTIMIDHHHPTNKSDAILTNNRFGAYTAVDHLLKLGHKDIAYVGNVDYSPSYQERYEGYVHALKDHGITPPQAFTFTEAAEEESIIHDYIKNLTTKPTAWFCVNDGLGFLVNSCLQQQGYKVPQDASVCSYDNGQLSKLASPKITTMDIDLELYGKKAVEQLCWRMENLGEPFQEVLISSVLVERESTSTPSSEEY
- the galE gene encoding UDP-glucose 4-epimerase GalE, whose translation is MILVVGGAGYIGSHLVKELAEQNEVVVLDNLSTGHEYLIDQRVHFVQGDLGDRETLNQLFSNYPIKAVMHFAANSLVGESVQNPFKYYENNVSNTLTLLNVMLKHGVKKFIFSSTAATYGIPETDTITEETVTNPINPYGHSKLMVEQILEDLHQAYGLNYVVLRYFNAAGAHVSGEIGENHDPETHLIPIVLEQLLGKRESISVFGTDYDTHDGTCIRDYIHVTDLANAHILSLNALLEEKLQKATYNLGNGKGYSVKEIIDTCERVTGIEANVILSDRRPGDPAILVASSEKIYRELGWKTKYTLEDIIESAWKWHKSSMTIV
- the galE gene encoding UDP-glucose 4-epimerase GalE — translated: MNILVTGGAGFIGSHTCVELLKENHEVVIVDNFSNSSPISIKNIESLTNKKVKFYNVDLLDKAGMNMIFEENSIDSVIHFAGLKSVGESVERPLKYYSNNITGTLVLIELMEKYNIYNLVFSSSATVYGNPTHVPITEEFELKATNPYGRTKLIIEEILKDLPIANEKWSIAILRYFNPIGAHKSGQLGEDPNGIPNNLMPFITQVAIGKLKELNIFGNDYPTTDGTGVRDYIHVVDLAKGHLKALNKVIQREGIETYNLGTGLGHSVLDVVKAFEISTNIKIPYRFITRRPGDIAICFADPTKAERELGWKAEKGILEMCTDAWRWQSGNPNGFEDKKI